One window of the Nicotiana tabacum cultivar K326 chromosome 4, ASM71507v2, whole genome shotgun sequence genome contains the following:
- the LOC107763871 gene encoding transcription factor RF2b: protein MQDPSNPNSAKLSNQPPSSFSAAAFRPSHHRRAHSEVNFRLPEDLDLASDPFDAPAGSFEEIGSEDDFFSTYMDIEKLGSSGDAAAGGLENSGGSGGSSRVGADSSDGEKSMMMKPRHRHSNSVDSSSSLLLSESIEAKKAMAPDKLAELWTIDPKRAKRILANRQSAARSKERKARYISELERKVQTLQTEATTLSAQLTLFQRETTGLTNENTELKLRLQAMEQQAQLRDALNEALKQEVERLKIATGQISASSDAYNSGMQQISYNRPAFFPHQPQPGPSEPPNIQMPQFHTLQESMSSSRHPLLAGHAQALTDAMQQDPLDRFQGLGINSRSSHLVKTEAPSISASESSSTF, encoded by the exons ATGCAAGATCCGTCCAATCCAAACTCCGCTAAGTTATCGAATCAGCCGCCGTCGTCATTTTCAGCTGCCGCATTCCGTCCGTCTCACCACCGGCGAGCTCACTCGGAGGTGAACTTCCGGTTGCCTGAGGATTTAGATCTGGCATCCGACCCATTCGATGCGCCAGCGGGAAGTTTCGAGGAGATCGGATCGGAGGATGATTTCTTCTCTACGTACATGGACATTGAGAAGCTCGGCTCCAGCGGCGATGCAGCAGCTGGTGGTCTCGAAAATTCCGGTGGTAGTGGAGGGAGTAGTCGAGTGGGAGCTGATAGTAGTGACGGAGAGAAAAGCATGATGATGAAGCCACGTCATAGGCATAGTAATTCAGTGGATAGCTCGTCGAGTTTGTTGCTGAGTGAGAGTATTGAAGCTAAGAAAGCTATGGCTCCTGATAAGCTGGCTGAGCTCTGGACTATTGATCCTAAACGTGCCAAAAG GATTTTGGCAAATCGGCAGTCTGCTGCTCGTTCTAAAGAGAGGAAGGCCCGTTATATATCTGAACTTGAGAGGAAAGTTCAGACCCTTCAAACAGAAGCCACCACTCTTTCTGCACAACTGACCCTTTTCCAG AGGGAAACAACCGGGCTTACTAATGAGAATACCGAGCTTAAGCTCCGTTTGCAAGCTATGGAACAACAAGCTCAATTACGAGATG CTCTAAACGAAGCACTGAAACAAGAAGTTGAAAGACTTAAAATAGCTACAGGGCAGATATCAGCCTCCTCAGATGCATACAATTCGGGAATGCAGCAAATTTCATATAACCGACCAGCATTCTTTCCTCATCAGCCACAGCCAGGCCCAAGCGAACCACCGAACATACAGATGCCGCAGTTTCACACCCTCCAGGAAAGCATGTCTAGTTCCCGTCACCCTCTACTTGCTGGCCATGCACAGGCTCTCACAGACGCAATGCAACAAGATCCTCTCGATCGTTTTCAGGGTCTTGGCATCAACAGCAGGAGTTCTCATCTTGTAAAAACTGAAGCCCCCTCTATTTCTGCCAGTGAAAGCAGCAGTACATTCTGA